Within the Glycine soja cultivar W05 chromosome 3, ASM419377v2, whole genome shotgun sequence genome, the region AGAGGTAAACACAATATCTGCGGCTTCCGGGTCTCCATGGATCTGCAAGTAGAATAGTCATTTGGACTAGGACCCATTTGAAATGAAATCAAATTATTGAGATTAGCCTAGAATGGAATCCATTTATTAGCCGTTACGACCATTAATTGCTGCTCCCCACCCACAACCAAGAGAAATGCTTGCaatattatttaagtaaaaCAGTTGCAAGCTATATTACTTAGTGTGTAAACTGTAAACCgataaattaatattacttaTGTACATAATTGCATTCgttgataaataaattagtgttatacatatttttaatgtCATCCTcgggaaaaaaaagaaggcaaAGTCACTAAGTCAAGGAGCTCAATATTGGATTTGTAAGTTTGCATATTTTTTCAAagatatacaaaatataaatggAAAGGCCCAAAGAAAATTAGTCTGTATTCTTTTTCCTATTCCAAGAAACACAACAAACAGAAATCACCACTTACATTGGCTTCTGCAGCAGGATTCACATTCCCCAAGGCAAAGAATGCACCACCAAGTATAACTATTCTCTTCACTTTGCTTGCAAAGGAAGAATCCCTTTTGATTGCCTAATAATGGAAGTGACACTATCAAATCAACAAACGTAGGCAACTACAATTTGAAGTTATGAAGGACGGGACCATAGAGTACAAATCAACAATGTACAGCTTACCAAAGCCAAATTTGTTAGTGGTCCAAGTGCTAGCACAGATACTTCACCAGGATATTCAGAGACTTTCTCTACCAAAAACTCACTAGCACTTTTCTCAATTTTCTCACCTTTAGGTGGGGGTAGGAATGTGTTCCCTAGTCCATCTTTACCATGAACAAAATCAGCAACACGAGGCTTTCCACCCTTTTGcagaaaataaatcataattaatatcagagaacaaaaaaaagaggagaAGTCAGATCAGGCCGAGTTCAATTGGATGTAGCCGAAAACAAAGCCCACATCCAATTAAAACCTAAATTGACCGAATCAACattagagaagctaaatctacaCATTAAAATAGTTACCTTCAATGGCTCATGGCTTCCCTGTGCAACTGGAATATCTTCACGGCCTGCCATCTCACACTATCCTTTTTGCACATTAAAAACACAATCAAGATCACATTTCCACAAACATGAAAATTTTTAGTCTATTTGAATAACTTCTCTGAAAGCACTCACagtagaagaaaataagaagataaaatgaattgtACTTTTTTGTCGTaagctaaaattaacttttgCATTTAGTTTTCATAAAAGCTCATTTCATGTAACTTTTCCAAGAACTAAGgagcataagttgattttaacttgcaAGAAAAATTCATAgtgaagtttatccaaacaggaccacaacggaaattttgaaaatgaacacATACCAAAAGCAAAGCATTGAGTGTTGAAAGTTCGGTAGTTGTATTACCAAAAATGGTTGTCAAACCCAGAACCTCCACATCTGGACTTTGAAAAGCCATAAGAATGGCCATGCTATCATCTGCAGAATCACAAAAATGTCATTCCTATTTCACTAATGAAACAAATAAACCAAAATctaactttcaaaaaccaatgAAAAGTCACAATCCAGATATCAATACAAGGAATTTCTATGATCGATTCTCATCTGGCATCACCAATCTAAAATActgcaaaaaataaaactccaatttcacaaatcaattttcaaattctaCCTCAGTTTTTATAACGGAAGGAGAAAAGGAGCAGAAATGCTAGGTTCGGAATTACTGAAGCGGTGATAGAAATTCAGGGAAAAGGTAGTAAATAACGAAATGGATTAAGAGCAGAgtcggtaaaaaaaaaaaaaggtgaaaactAACCGATCCCAGGGTCGGTATCGATAATGAGCTTCTGGGATATTCCAGGAAAACCATTGACGGCGCCGTTAGCGTTGTTGACAAGCGAGGCCATGATCGGATCGGAGAACAGAAGAGCTAGGGATTCAGAGAATTAACGGCGAAGGAAGAAGAGATATAAGTATTTATGTACGAATGGATGTGTATGTATGTGCGTACTTGAGAGAGtatacacacatacacacacgcGGAGAAATgcaggaagaggaagaggaagaggaggtaGGCGACGAGAGGGATAGAGGATGATAACATATATAATGGCTTGGCTGGCGTGGTGTGCAACGAAGCTTTTCTTGTCAATCGAAACGGGACACGTATCGCATCCAAATCCCGTTCTTGAATATCCGTTTTTCGCATCCTCATACACAATTCTCAATGCAAAAAGCTgagaatcatatatatatatatatatatatatatatatacttttctttaatgtttttcccataaattaaaaaataaatattttaagataataatacTGCATTTATTAAGGGTGTCAATTCTactgaaatatatttataagtgttttaaaacaacatttattattgcataaaaacatttattagaaGTTAAAATTACAGTaatcattttaactttttcattaaaatttaaaacg harbors:
- the LOC114407190 gene encoding uridine nucleosidase 1-like, which encodes MASLVNNANGAVNGFPGISQKLIIDTDPGIDDSMAILMAFQSPDVEVLGLTTIFGNTTTELSTLNALLLCEMAGREDIPVAQGSHEPLKGGKPRVADFVHGKDGLGNTFLPPPKGEKIEKSASEFLVEKVSEYPGEVSVLALGPLTNLALAIKRDSSFASKVKRIVILGGAFFALGNVNPAAEANIHGDPEAADIVFTSGADIVVIGINITTQVQFTDADLLELKESKGKYAPFLSDICKFYRDFHVKSDGVHGIFLHDPVSFVAVVRPDLFTYKKGVVRVETQGICVGHTLMDQGLKNWNTSNPWTGYSPVAVAWTVNLEEVLDYIRELVMKP